A genomic region of Macaca thibetana thibetana isolate TM-01 chromosome 14, ASM2454274v1, whole genome shotgun sequence contains the following coding sequences:
- the GLB1L2 gene encoding beta-galactosidase-1-like protein 2 isoform X3, with protein MTTWSLRRRPGRMLGLLLLVILGFLVLRRVDWSALVPLWLRHRQLGLQAKGWNFMLEDSTFWIFGGSIHYFRVPREYWRDRLLKMKACGLNTLTTYVPWNLHEPERGKFDFSGNLDLEAFVLMAAEIGLWVILRPGPYICSEMDLGGLPRKSSTQRGSRSVMLQ; from the exons ATGACCACGTGGAGCCTCCGGCGGAGGCCGGGCCGCATGCTGGGACTTCTGCTGCTGGTCATCTTGGGCTTCCTGGTGCTCCGCAG GGTGGACTGGAGCGCCCTGGTCCCGCTGTGGCTCCGCCATCggcagctggggctgcaggccaAGGGCTGGAACTTCATGCTGGAGGATTCCACCTTCTGGATCTTCGGGGGCTCCATCCACTATTTCCGCGTGCCCAGGGAGTACTGGAGGGACCGCCTGCTGAAGATGAAGGCCTGTGGCTTGAACACCCTCACCAC CTATGTTCCGTGGAACCTGCATGAGCCAGAAAGAGGCAAATTTGACTTCTCTGGGAACCTGGACCTGGA GGCCTTCGTCCTGATGGCTGCGGAGATCGGGCTGTGGGTGATTCTGCGTCCAGGCCCCTACATCTGCAGTGAGATGGACCTCGGGGGCTTGCCCAG GAAAAGCAGCACCCAGAGGGGATCACGTTCAGTGATGCTGCAGTGA